ccaaaATTGTGAAGCCTGTGAAACCCATGAAGAATCTCAAGACTAAATGGAAAAACTTGAAAACAAGTTAATCTCAAGATATCCttagcatatttacatttaaatgttTAGGAAAGTTAGCACTATCTAGGgttaacattatgttaatgttaatgctatatatatgcatattgtATTCTCATATTAACATAACACAATAATATATCTCATTCTATTATACTTTACATGGTATCAAGCAGTTGAGTTTTAGGAATCAAAATTAAAGCTTCCGCAAATTTTAAGATTCGATGATGCTTATCATCGTTGGTGTTGGCGatgttgaagaagatgatggtgaTACCTACGATGAAGACGACGTTACCGCATGTGTTTGAATCGTAGGGTTTTGGTTTTAATCTAAGCTAGTGGCACAGTTAGTATTTTTAGGTGTTACGTCTTTACGTTTCTAAGTCAATGGTTTTATTAATATGGTTTTGAGTTCACGTGTCTTTAGCTAAGTTATAATATCATGTGGAGATGTCTAAGAGTTAACTGGAAGATTCTTTAAAGGTGATTCTTGTGCTTAGGTTTGTTCATGAGTTAGTTTAAGAGATTTATTCTATAGTTTAGAATGTCTCAAAATTTGTTTTGATACATTACGGAGAAGTTCTAGTAGAACGTTCAAGTTTTAGGTCAATTTGTTTAGTCCAAGTTACAGACTGTCTGAGATAGAACAATTGTTTTTGGAGCTGCAGTTGCGTCCACGGGATATATTCCCATTGTCAAGACTAAAACAGAGCTGAAGTTTTCATCCCTCCTTGTCCAAGTTGAAGTTTATTCCCGAAGGAATCTACTAATTTGTTTTCCTCGACATAGTGTCCACGACATACGTGGTCTGTTTTGTGATTGCATATTTGTGTGTTGCATCCCACGTTTGTCGTGCGGGGGAGCATTAGAGATATACTGGGccggaagatatgtatcttacggaccaagatTGTGAAGCCTATGTAACTCATGAAGAACCTCAAGACTAAATGGAAAAACTTGAAAAACAAGTTAATTTCAATATATTCTTAGCATATTTACTTTTAAGTGTGTAGAAAAATTAGCATTATCTAAGgttaacattatgttaatgttaatgctatatatatgcatattgtATTCTTATATCAAatacaacacaataatattcatattctattttactttatattttcaagAAGCTTTTTGATTTAGGACACAACCATTAACAGAATGTTTGTCTAGAGAACAAactctgtctttttttttaagttgtacCAAACCAAAAGCCCACTTGTAAAAACTCAATTCTTCAAATCATCCGAATAATTTACCAAATCTATATGAAGCAAAGATCGATTTCTTCAAACTTGAAGATCGAGCATGACcagataaagaaaaagaaaaatgtagaGACAAACAGTAATATATGTTGAACAACGAGAGATGAAGCTTAActtgaaaattttattcaactttAATTCAAAACAGAAATTTGATATGAGTGATAATCAGGTCTGTTTTGATTAAAGCTAAGCACAACAAAATCGCCTAACGAAAACAAGATCGTCTACACGAATGAAATTtacaacaaaaaacaaaagaaaagatggTAACCGGCGGCAAAGCCACTAGTTACCGAACGATAATCTTTGATTTAGAAAATTTGGTGTCGAGAAACCTTCTCTCTCTAACTTGTTCTACTTTCTCTATACCAAAAAAATAGAGCAAATTAGAGAGAGAAGGTTTCTCGACACaactattaaatttattgaaaaacaTGTTTCagatattttagtaatttttttaactaatttaaaaaaaacacatctctTCAAACAAATACATTTTATAGATGATGTTGGAAAGACACGTATAATTTGACAACGTCTTTTCAACTTTTAGGATGAAACAACACAGTCTTTGACATCAATTGAGATTGCTATTAATCTCTGTTTTTATGCTTGAtcttttaaagaattttttattccaatttaaacttttaatttccaatagaaaatttattaagtttttatGCTCTTTGaccatttatattattaaatttattttgttattagaTGACGTTTACGTTTAGAGTCAtccacatatattaagaaaacattatttttcttaaattttctgTACAAAAGTATTATTAAGTATTCACCTAAACTTAATTTAGATGTCAAAGTATTGGAGGAATTGTGGCCTTCTAATTTAGATGTCAAAGTATGGACTAAACCTTATGCTTTAGAAGAAGAACCGGGTCTGGCTAAGAGATAGACTCTAATGCGAGAGTGTTTTGAATCTATCCCATAGAAAATAATGTCACTCTTTATGTAGTATCCTCGCTAATGAGCTCCCACGTCTGCTTTCTTTGGATCTCATTGCATGCGACGTTTAAtgtattaattttgaaaaagtactttaaaaaattgcaaaatctttttttttttgtgatttggGCTCAGTCACACAGTACCGTGATCCGTGAACCACCTTTTGATAGGTCGACCATCGTTTTATTACGGCAGCTCAACACGTTTGACCCtatagttttttcttaaatcttACAACACACACCGTAGTATAGTGGAAATCAAGATGCTATAATCATCCCATTCACAAATCGTAACGTCTTCCTGATACACCAAAATCATCACCCATATAAGTGTTAGCCATCATAACTCCATGCTCGTCTAAATGTGATTCTGACATCACCTGTAATGTTCCTGACCTGGTTTTGATGTCATTATTTTTCCTATTAATAAGTTATTTAAAGGCATAACATTGCCTTGGTCCTcaattaaacattaaaatacataacatTCTACGCCAAACAAGTTCTCTCGAAAAGGCTTTGGCGTGTTCATATGCccatttttcataaataatggGGGTATCTCAAGAATAGTTTAAAATTcaacaaacaaatgaaaaagCAATTGTACACCCATAGGTCCATGTTCAAAGAATCGTGACAGTAGAGCTTGTTTTACTAATAAGAATAGacgaataaaaaataataatgagaacaaaattatttatatatacaacatTAATCAAGttgtattataaataaaaagtgcAAGATAAAAGTTCAAACTATCTCAAGTTGCATAGGATCACGTTTTATATAAGTCAAAACTTCATTCTAAGTTTCTTTCACAGTGcaataatataagaaaacaaaagccTTTATTCCCTCAAACCCAAATTTATTCTCTTTAGTTTACAAATGGGTCGACCAGATCAAACTCCGAGTCCGAGAATGCACAACAACTTCAATCCGGTGTTTCATCCCCAACCTGCACCTGAAGAAAAGCGAATGGTCGAAGCCGAGCAGAAATATCCTAACAATGGTGGAATGGTTAACCAACCAACCGGAGTACCGAATATGGCCAGACCAGCTCAACCTACGTATATCAATCCCGCTGTAATGGGTAACCAACCTTATAGAGTACAAATGGCCCGACCGGTTATCCAACCATCAAACTGGACTTCAGGGCTTTTTGATTGCATGAACGATGGTGAAAATGGTTAGAAACTATAAACTTAtcaattattttatgattaatgGTGCACTTATTGTTACATAATGTTTTTGATCTCCTTAATTGTTTTGTGTTTCGGatcagcaatcatcacatgTTTATTTCCATTCGTCACATTTGGACAGATCGCAGAAGTTACCGATGAAGGCGCAACaagtaagtatatatatttatgtacaCCGATgtaacatgcatatatataatatatagagatTATAATTGGTAATAAAGGAGTCACATAACTAAGTTTTCACTAATCAAAATTTCTTGGGACGCGGTTTATCTTGTCACGAGTCCGTAATTGTATAATTTTTACAATCAAAGCAATATATTTTTGCCTATGTATATGTATCTATGTGTGTGCAGGTTGTGGAACGGGTGGAATGTTGTACGGCTTGATATGTTGTCTGTTTGGGATACCATGTGTTTACTCATGCACATTCCGGGCCAAGATCCGAAGCAAATTCGGGTTACCGGATGCTCCAGCTCCAGATTGGATCACCCATTGCTTCTGTGAATATTGTGCACTTTGCCAAGAATATCGTGAGCTCAAGAACCGTGGCCTTGATCCTGCCATTGGTAATTGACCATCTCCAATTTTGAATCTTGTTTTTGATAGTTAATGTTTAGGTGCCTTTACAGTATATAATATCTTGCTGTATTTAGGATGGAGTGGGAATGTGCAAAGGCAGAGAATGGGACAGCAACAAGAGATGATGGCTCCTCCCATGGGTCAACGGATGATGGGTTGacttattgtaaattttattacaCAACATCcatttgtaatattatttgtgtttgtttCGTTTTACATAATTTATTGTGCCACCAAGAAATAAATGTCAACTAGGCTTGTCGATGACGACTTTCGTGGTATGCATGAACTGATCTCTGTTGTTATGAGAAAATCTTTGCTACAATTTCTCTATATTATCATATCACTGTTACATTCTtttgaaaatccaaaaaataatgttacaaaaaaaaaagaaaaaagaaattccgaaaaataataaaagtattctttcttatatttttactgTAGATAAACACATCAAAGACAAATTCCCCAGCTGAGTCTTGGACTGAATATACCATTTCTTTTCGGGAAAATGGTCATTTAAatcatgaactttttaatttgGTCGAAAAAAGGCATGAACTTTCTCATGAACCATTTAAAGCATATACTTATTTTGATTAACCATTTAAGGCATCAACTAAGTTCGACAAAGCCAATTTGAATACGTCGTTAATTCCATTAACAGAGCTATTAGACAGGGGTTAATTGCCGTTATTACCTCTGTTAAACACCAAACGATGTCgttttagaattagaaaacccCCAAatccatatatctccaaatcgaaATCCCTAAATCCCTAATTCCCAGAAAGTTCAAAACATACTTTCTTTACAATTTCGTCTCAATTTTCTGATGAGTTCATCTTCAGAGATAAATCATGGGGGAGAAATTCGTGGATTCCCAGTGAAGTGTGAGTGTGGTTTACGCGTAAAGCCTTACCTATCGAATACACAAGAGAATCCAGGAAGACCTTTCTACCGTTGCATAACCAAAAAAGATGTAAGCTAGTTAGATGTTTACGTTATTTAAACAGCCTCTGAGATGTTCTTTATGTTAGTTTGATATTAACATCTAATTTGATCATGAATTAGGGACATTTATTCAAGTGGGTTGAGGATGCTGTGTGTGAAGAGGTTGAAGATGCTATTCCAAAAATCGAAATCATTGGCAGGAAGCTTACTAATACCATAAGTGAGGTAGATGAGTTAAAGACTTTGATTAAAGATTTGAAAGAAGGTGTAGCAAGGAGCGAGATGGAAATAAAGAAGTGGAAAGCGTTGATGATGTTGTGCTTTGTGTGTGTTTGCTTTGTGGTCATTTGCATTGCTTTCTTAATGTTTGGTAAAGCTATGAAAAGCAAGTCTGCATTTACTTCTATGTAGCTTTGATGTTTCTTCTATGTATGTCATGTATGTCGACATTGTTGTTGTCTTTGAGTTTGCATTTGACATTGTTGTTGTGTTTCAGTGCACTAGGTATGGTAATGAGACATTCATGTTTGTTTCATGATTTTCTTGTTGCTAGAATGAGTATTCTGAAAATGAAAACCATATAAGCTAAACATCGATCAGTTAAACATGATAGATCcaaaataaaacatcaacaaaGCATGATCCACAGCCAAAAGAACTTCAGTTTAAAACAACATTAAGAAAAACAGCATAGCAGGTTCACCCGATCTGACACAGGTATGCTCATTGATATAAACTTTCACTTGCATCTTATGCTTTCTCTTCTCATAAGAACAATAAATCCTCCAGCCACAAGGAACATCAGTATCTGAACACTTAGCACCAATCCTCATTGCTTGCGACCTGTAAAGCTTTATATCATATCTGGTTTTTAAAGAATACCTCAGAACAGCAAGCTTGAAGTCTTCTGCAGAGTTATATGTTTTTCCCAAAGCAAGTAGTTCGTCCGGATCTTCATGGTCTCTACGAATTTGCGCTTCCTCATCTTCATCGTCATCAGAAGACAAAGGATCGGGAATCCTCTCATCGTCCCAGATATCATCTCCACTGTCAGCATCACTTCCATCTCCTTCATCTCTCGCAGCTTCTTCATCCATgttttcttcatcagcttcctCTTCGAGGTGTTCCTCTTCCTCATTATGTGTTTGATCATCTTCATTCTCTTCATCAGCACCATCTTCAAGACCATTAAAATCATCATCGCCAAACACAGCACAATCGTCTTCACttacatcatcttcttccccaCGATTCTCTTCTCTACAAGCCTCTGCTCGGGCCTT
The Raphanus sativus cultivar WK10039 chromosome 1, ASM80110v3, whole genome shotgun sequence DNA segment above includes these coding regions:
- the LOC130497636 gene encoding protein PLANT CADMIUM RESISTANCE 6-like; this encodes MGRPDQTPSPRMHNNFNPVFHPQPAPEEKRMVEAEQKYPNNGGMVNQPTGVPNMARPAQPTYINPAVMGNQPYRVQMARPVIQPSNWTSGLFDCMNDGENG
- the LOC108858021 gene encoding protein PLANT CADMIUM RESISTANCE 6, which produces MLYGLICCLFGIPCVYSCTFRAKIRSKFGLPDAPAPDWITHCFCEYCALCQEYRELKNRGLDPAIGWSGNVQRQRMGQQQEMMAPPMGQRMMG
- the LOC130497640 gene encoding uncharacterized protein At1g43920, Chloroplastic-like, whose translation is MSSSSEINHGGEIRGFPVKCECGLRVKPYLSNTQENPGRPFYRCITKKDGHLFKWVEDAVCEEVEDAIPKIEIIGRKLTNTISEVDELKTLIKDLKEGVARSEMEIKKWKALMMFFDVSSMYVMYVDIVVVFEFAFDIVVVFQCTRYGNETFMFVS